One window of Lacerta agilis isolate rLacAgi1 chromosome 14, rLacAgi1.pri, whole genome shotgun sequence genomic DNA carries:
- the LOC117057908 gene encoding olfactory receptor 6B1-like — protein sequence MKKEEKRNETNTAEFILLGFGDTQELQILLFMLFLIIYIMTMVGNILIVVLVVLDQSLHTPMYFFIGNLSCLETCYSSTILPRMLASFLTKNQSVSVNGCIVQLWVFGFLILAECYLLTAMSYDRYVAICRPLHYPFLMNFKICLQLVAGSWIGSFVVNMTFLIFTLQLTFCGYSVIDHFFCDFIPIVKVACSDTHQIKVLSLALTSICTLPSFSITIASYGCIIHTILSIPSSTGRQKAFSTCSSHLIVVTIFYGTISAVYILPDTNQLRELNKVFSVFYTILTPLLNPLIYSLRNKEVKEALRKVAYKYAHIRVY from the coding sequence ATGAAGAAAGAGGAGAAGAGAAATGAAACCAACACGGCAGAGTTCATCCTTCTTGGTTTTGGAGACACCCAGGAGCTGCAGATTTTACTATTCATGCTGTTTCTAATTATATACATTATGACCATGGTTGGGAACATCCTCATTGTTGTACTAGTTGTGCTTGATCAAAGCTTACACACACCCATGTATTTCTTCATTGGGAATCTGTCTTGCTTGGAGACCTGCTACAGCTCAACCATCCTTCCCAGAATGCTGGCCAGTTTCTTAACGAAGAACCAAAGTGTTTCAGTGAATGGGTGCATTGTGCAATTGTGGGTTTTTGGTTTCTTGATACTAGCAGAGTGCTACCTCCTGACAGCAATGTCCTACGATCGCTATGTCGCAATATGCAGGCCCTTGCATTATCCATTTCTTATGAATTTCAAAATCTGCCTCCAGCTGGTGGCTGGTTCTTGGATCGGCAGTTTTGTGGTAAACATGACCTTCTTAATTTTTACACTGCAGTTAACCTTCTGTGGCTACAGTGTTATTGATCATTTCTTTTGTGACTTCATTCCAATAGTGAAAGTTGCCTGCAGTGACACACATCAAATAAAAGTTCTGTCACTTGCTCTGACCTCCATCTGCACACTGCCATCATTCAGTATAACAATAGCATCCTATGGGTGCATCATTCATACCATTCTTAGCATCCCGTCCTCCACAGGAAGGCAAAAGGCCTTCTCAACCTGCTCTTCTCATCTCATTGTGGTGACCATTTTCTACGGCACCATCAGCGCTGTGTACATTTTGCCAGACACCAACCAACTGAGAGAGCTGAACAAAGTCTTTTCTGTCTTTTACACAATATTGACACCTCTCCTCAATCCTTTAATATATAGTCTGAGGAACAAAGAGGTGAAGGAGGCCTTGAGGAAAGTAGCTTACAAATATGCACATATAAGAGTTTATTAA
- the LOC117057909 gene encoding olfactory receptor 1052-like, with translation MQKLAGRNETIITEFILCGFGDFHDLQILLFIVFLMIYIMTMVGNLIIVGLVVTDRHLHTPMYFFLGNLSCLEACYSSTILPRMLASLLTHNDSVSIHSCLVQFWAFGILAGTECYLLAAMSYDRCLAICRPLHYSTHMNAKVCLLLVVGSWISSFVMDTTVFIFVLQLTFCGHNVIQHFFCDFTPLINLACSDTQRVKLISTVLTSIATLPPFILTLASYMYIIAAILQIPSTTGRQKAFSTCSSHLIVVTIFYGTLIIVYVLPDTNELKELNKLFSVFYTILTPLVNPLIYSLRNKEVKEALRRAGSHMYKCAFSSGLQIFRCCVR, from the coding sequence ATGCAGAAACTTGCTGGGCGTAATGAAACCATCATTACAGAATTCATCCTTTGTGGCTTTGGAGACTTCCATGACCTACAGATTCTTCTCTTCATTGTGTTTCTAATGATCTACATCATGACCATGGTTGGGAACTTGATCATTGTTGGACTAGTTGTGACTGATCGGCACTTACAcacccccatgtatttcttccttgGAAATTTGTCTTGCTTAGAGGCCTGTTACAGCTCAACCATCCTACCCAGAATGCTGGCCAGTTTATTAACACATAATGATAGTGTGTCTATTCATAGTTGTTTGGTTCAATTCTGGGCTTTTGGGATTTTAGCAGGAACAGAATGCTATCTCCTGGCAGCAATGTCTTATGATCGCTGCTTGGCGATATGTCGTCCACTGCATTATTCCACACATATGAATGCAAAGGTTTGCCTCCTGCTGGTGGTTGGATCTTGGATTAGCAGCTTTGTGATGGACACAACAgtatttatatttgtattgcaATTAACATTCTGTGGCCACAATGTCATTCAACATTTCTTTTGTGATTTCACTCCATTGATTAATCTGGCCTGCAGTGACACACAGCGGGTTAAACTTATATCAACTGTTCTGACTTCAATAGCTACCCTGCCACCATTCATTCTGACTTTAGCATCATACATGTACATCATTGCAGCCATTCTTCAAATTCCATCCACCACAGGGAGGCAAAAGGCCTTCTCTACTTGCTCGTCTCACCTTATTGTGGTGACCATTTTCTATGGCACTCTCATCATTGTATATGTTTTGCCAGATACTAATGAACTGAAAGAGCTGAACAAATTATTCTCTGTTTTTTACACTATCTTGACACCTCTAGTAAATCCTCTCATATACAGCCTGAGGAACAAGGAGGTGAAGGAAGCCCTGAGGAGAGCAGGCAGCCATATGTACAAATGTGCATTCAGCTCTGGCCTTCAAATCTTTAGATGTTGCGTAAGGTAA